CACCAGGTAGTAGACGTACTTGGCGGTTCGATGTCGGCGAAGCATTACCAGCGCGACCGATTCCGGCTAAGTGACGACGCTCGTGAGACGGGGTAGTCGTCTCAAAAGAACTCTATCGAATCCCCTGCCAACGTGTGCATCGCTAAACAGCCAAAGCTATCCTGTAAAACAATGAGTCTTGACTTCAACACATACGACAATCTTCGCTCGATATTCAGCGTCAAAAACATGGTAAGCGATTTCTTCCGGAAGTACGGGCTGGCATTTGTGATGGTCGCCAGTTACTTCGGCTCCGGATCGATCTTTATCGCTAGTTCCGCCGGCGTCCGCTACGGCTACTCGCTTCTGTGGGCCGTCATCGGTGCGGTTCTGCTTGGCTACATGGCTCAGGATATGAGCGCTCGTCTCGGTATCTTCGGGCAATCCTTGGCCACCTTTGCCAGAGAGAAACTCGGACGAACTGCCTCGACAGTGCTCATGATACTTTTGTCGATCGGCTGTGTCGCCTGGACCCTCGAACTCACCGCTGCTGTCGGGAAGGGAATCGTCGTGCTTCTCGGCCTCCAAGCGATCGGCTGGGCTCCCTTCGCATATCTGACCGGCGTTGCGGCCATTGTCGTCGGTATCCTCGGCTACGACTGGGTTGAAAAGATCATGGTCGCGATGATGTTCGCGCTACTCGGCAGCTACGTCCTCGTCGCCAGTGTCTCCTCGCCGGATATCGTCGCTGCAGCGACGGGGGTCGTCCCTGTACTTGGCGGCCTGGACGGGATGGTTCTGGCTATTTCTATTCTTGGAACCACGGCGCTGTGGCCCAACTTCTTCCTCGAATCTGAGCTCGTCGAAGAGAAAGGCTGGTCTGGCGCTGACGCGGTTCCTAACATGCGTCGAGATCTCGCCATCGGCTACACAGTCGGCGGCATCACTACTATTGCCATCGTCGTCGCTGCGGCCGCGGTGCTGCGACCGGCAGGCTACGAGCAACTCGAAACGTTCCTCACGCCTGGCAAAGCTATGGCCACTGTCCTCGGTGAGTGGGCGATGGTTGTCTTCCTCGTGGGAACCCTCGCAGCGGCCTTCAATAGTATCATTCCCATCATGTGGGCGCCCGCCTACATGATCCGCGAGACGCTGGGCGGTGAGTACGCCAATAGCCGGCGGACGTTCCTCGTCATCTACGTTGCTGGCGTCGCACTCGGTAGTCTCTCGCCGTTCATCCACCAGTACTTGGGACTCAGCGTCATCGATATGATTATCCTCTTCCCGGCGTACAACGCCGTAATTGGATTACCCATCACCGTTGCCCTACTGTTTTGGGCAGTCAACGACCCCGACGTAATGGGTGACCATACCAACGGTTGGCTGCTTAATATCCTCAACACTGCACTCATCTTGGTGGCAGCCTATTCAGTCTACAGTGCTGGCGGGCTGGTAATCGAGACGATTTTCACCGGCGGGTTGGCCGGATGAGGGGGTGAACTAATATGGCTGCAATCGCCGGCCTCACACTTCCAACCGTGTTCGTTTTGGTTATCGTCTCTCTCGCGGGTGGAATGGGAATTACCGCAGTCGGTCCCGGTGGCGTTTTCGTCACAGCAGCGCTGTACGCCCTACTGGATATCCCACCTGGCACCATCGCGGGTACAGCCAGCGCGACCTTCGTCGCCACGGGGCTACTCGGAACCGCCACCTATCTCCGTTCTGGCGAACTCGGCGACCGCGAGCGAACCGTCGCAGCCGGACTACTCAGCCTTGGGGGGATTGTTGGTGCACTCGTCGGTGTCCGTCTCAACGCTATGGTCTCCGGGCAACTGTTCGGTCATCTACTTGGCGTGTTCCTCACGCTTTCCGGCGTGGTCGTCTGGTACCGCGCCCGAACAACCACGGACGAGCAGCGCAAGCTCAATCCCGCTACTTGGTCGGGATGGGCCGCAATCACGGTCATCGGATTCACTGTGGGCGTCCCTGGCGGTCTGTTGGGCGTCGGCGGTCCCGTCATCGCCGTGCCGTTGCTAGTGGCCGCGGGTATTCCGATGTTACTCGCCGTGGCTCTCGCACAGGTTCAGTCGGTTTTCCTCGCGGCCGGGGCCACCGCCGGCTACGTTGCCCAGGATGCCGTTTCGTGGCCACTGGCCGTGCTGGTAGGCGTCCCAGAACTCATCGGCGTGGTTGCTGGCTGGCGCTTCGCACAGCATATCGATCCTTCCCGGCTCAAGCTCGGACTTGCGGTCCTGCTTGTCGGTCTTGGCCCGTACCTTGCGCTGTCGTAGGGAGGATATCGTAGGAAGGGGTGGAGTAATCATAGAAGGGCCATCACCTTGCATCACGCAGTTCGTTCCAAGTTGCGGATATACGGCGACCCTCAGTGCGATGACTAGGCGCCACACCGGTGTCCACCTGCTCACGCTTGTCTAATATTGTGCAGACGTGAACCAGCGTCGATGGCCACCGTTTGGGCCACAGCTGCGACGAGAGTTAGTACCGGTCGTCGCGCTCAGTGACTGTGGCAGTGCTGACGGCGAGTGCCCGGCACGCGAGTGCGACGAGTCGGTTATCGACGCCGGTGGCCCAAATCGCATGGGCACCGTTCTGGGGACTCACCGCACTGATGAGCAGCTCCGACTGATCAACCAGCACCAGTGGGCCAAGCTGGACGCTGTCGTCATTTGTGTCGAGCCAGTCGGGCCACGATTCAACCACCTCTGCGTCGGGGAGTTCCGTCAGTGCGCGCTGTTGGGTTGTCTCTGAGGTTGCGGCAATGAAAATAGCCACCCCCCGATCGCTCGCGGTGTGGAGTGCGTCCACTAACGCGTCAGTCAGGCCGTCATTCGAGCCGATCGCGAGAACGACTTCATCGCTGACATCGGTGATGAGGGCCTGCAGTCACGTCGTGATCGTCTTTGCAGTGGAGAGTGGCCACACGGTGGGCATGTCATGAGGTTCGATATCGACGGGAGTAAGGCTCTCGAGGAGGTCGTAGAGTTCGGTGATGCGGACGTCGAAGCGGTGCTGCAGAATCTGGGTCGCGACGTCGATCGGCACTGCACGATACTGCTGAGGGCTGGCGTGTTGCATATGCACAAGGTCATATGCTTGGAGCTGTTCGACCGCGTCATAGACGCGCGTTCGGGGGACGTCCGCAATCTCGCTGATGTCTTTGGCGGTCCCGTGTGGGAGGCGCATGAGTGCGACGAAGCACTCACATTCATAAACCTCTGGCTGAGAATCAGACACGATTGTAGTGAACAGAACGATTTCACTCGCATTCCACAGCGTCAAGCGTCGTCACGTATGATGGGAGTCAGTGTGCAGCTGGCGTTTCTCGCATGACAAATAGTGTTTGGAGAGTCTCGTGTTACCAAAAGGCATGATTCCCGTAGGTGGTTTGCCATTAGGGTATGCCCGGCGACTTTCTTGCCGAAGAAACCGTCTTCAATTGCAGCAATATCTACACACTCGTATAAGGATGGATCCTTGATCTCGATCGGGGCAACATCCTCGGCGACCGCGATCGCGAAGATGATTTCGGTGGTGAGATCGTGGTGGCTCTCACGTTCATACTGACCCTGTGTCACAAACGTCATGTCGGGATCGTCGAGTTCGTTTTCGTCCTGTCCAAGTTTGGTGCCATCATTGGTGTGATCATTACTTGACGTCATCTGTCATCCTCCGAGTAAACGTGTCCTAGGGAGGTATCGTTCTCGCGGTAGCGAAACCTCTGTGCAGTGCCATCAGTTATCGAGCATCTTCTCGGTCTCGTCATCGAACTCGATCACGTCCAAATCCACGAGTTTCGGAACATGGGAGTGATAGAGCGATGTATACAGCTCCTGGCGCGCGAGCGTCGCGATGTTCGTCTCTGCAGTATCAGTCTCCCAGGCAGCGAGTTTAGTCGCGAGGTCATCAAGCGACCATTCAGTCTCTTCGGCGAGTGTGTAGACGAGGTAGCGTCGTCGTGGATGTGCAAT
The window above is part of the Haladaptatus caseinilyticus genome. Proteins encoded here:
- a CDS encoding NRAMP family divalent metal transporter translates to MSLDFNTYDNLRSIFSVKNMVSDFFRKYGLAFVMVASYFGSGSIFIASSAGVRYGYSLLWAVIGAVLLGYMAQDMSARLGIFGQSLATFAREKLGRTASTVLMILLSIGCVAWTLELTAAVGKGIVVLLGLQAIGWAPFAYLTGVAAIVVGILGYDWVEKIMVAMMFALLGSYVLVASVSSPDIVAAATGVVPVLGGLDGMVLAISILGTTALWPNFFLESELVEEKGWSGADAVPNMRRDLAIGYTVGGITTIAIVVAAAAVLRPAGYEQLETFLTPGKAMATVLGEWAMVVFLVGTLAAAFNSIIPIMWAPAYMIRETLGGEYANSRRTFLVIYVAGVALGSLSPFIHQYLGLSVIDMIILFPAYNAVIGLPITVALLFWAVNDPDVMGDHTNGWLLNILNTALILVAAYSVYSAGGLVIETIFTGGLAG
- a CDS encoding sulfite exporter TauE/SafE family protein — encoded protein: MAAIAGLTLPTVFVLVIVSLAGGMGITAVGPGGVFVTAALYALLDIPPGTIAGTASATFVATGLLGTATYLRSGELGDRERTVAAGLLSLGGIVGALVGVRLNAMVSGQLFGHLLGVFLTLSGVVVWYRARTTTDEQRKLNPATWSGWAAITVIGFTVGVPGGLLGVGGPVIAVPLLVAAGIPMLLAVALAQVQSVFLAAGATAGYVAQDAVSWPLAVLVGVPELIGVVAGWRFAQHIDPSRLKLGLAVLLVGLGPYLALS
- a CDS encoding TrmB family transcriptional regulator codes for the protein MSDSQPEVYECECFVALMRLPHGTAKDISEIADVPRTRVYDAVEQLQAYDLVHMQHASPQQYRAVPIDVATQILQHRFDVRITELYDLLESLTPVDIEPHDMPTVWPLSTAKTITT
- a CDS encoding DUF7344 domain-containing protein; translation: MDVSESILELQPVFEAIAHPRRRYLVYTLAEETEWSLDDLATKLAAWETDTAETNIATLARQELYTSLYHSHVPKLVDLDVIEFDDETEKMLDN